A genomic segment from Actinoplanes sichuanensis encodes:
- a CDS encoding CapA family protein codes for MNSHPRTRHKNRPLLAAGIATFVLFSGALGGCGLVGGDSDPVWNPPASSQPAAGVSGKPVEESTSVESISLSATGDIIMGDAPDKLPANDGEGFFDSVTEALKSDFVMGNLEQPLTGDTGTSKCGSPKRPNCFAFRSPPKYAEHLKEAGFQLLNTANNHSKDYGTQGYQNTVEALESAGLEHTGAEDQITVVEVKGIKVAVVGFSPYAGANNLNDLDAAATVVSSAAEQADLVVVQVHMGAEGSDKTHVKPGNELFFGENRGDPIKFSHTVIDAGADLVVGHGPHVLRGMEFYKGKLIAYSLGNFAGGGRTLSRNGVLKYSGVLHVSLTAEGDYVEGRFVSTYLNDAGVPTRDKADERGRKMVAELSEADFDDTAAVIGTDGSIKPSA; via the coding sequence ATGAATTCGCACCCCCGGACCCGCCATAAAAACCGGCCCCTTCTGGCTGCCGGTATCGCTACTTTCGTCCTATTCAGTGGCGCTTTGGGGGGTTGTGGTCTCGTCGGAGGCGACTCCGATCCGGTCTGGAACCCACCCGCCTCGTCGCAGCCTGCGGCCGGGGTCAGCGGGAAACCGGTGGAGGAATCCACCTCGGTCGAGTCGATCAGCCTGTCGGCCACCGGCGACATCATCATGGGCGATGCGCCCGACAAGCTGCCCGCCAACGACGGCGAGGGCTTCTTCGACTCGGTGACCGAGGCCCTGAAGTCCGATTTCGTCATGGGCAACCTGGAGCAGCCGCTCACCGGCGACACCGGCACCTCCAAGTGCGGCTCGCCGAAACGGCCCAACTGCTTCGCCTTCCGCTCGCCGCCGAAGTACGCCGAGCACCTCAAGGAGGCCGGGTTCCAGCTGCTCAACACGGCCAACAACCACTCCAAGGACTACGGGACGCAGGGCTACCAGAACACCGTGGAGGCCCTGGAGTCGGCCGGCCTGGAGCACACCGGGGCCGAGGACCAGATCACCGTGGTCGAGGTCAAGGGGATCAAGGTCGCGGTGGTCGGGTTCTCGCCGTACGCGGGCGCCAACAACCTGAACGACCTGGACGCCGCCGCGACCGTCGTCTCTTCCGCGGCGGAGCAGGCCGACCTCGTAGTCGTGCAGGTGCACATGGGCGCCGAGGGCTCGGACAAGACACACGTGAAACCGGGCAACGAGCTGTTCTTCGGCGAGAACCGGGGCGATCCGATCAAGTTCAGTCACACCGTGATCGACGCCGGGGCCGACCTGGTCGTCGGGCACGGGCCGCACGTGCTCCGGGGCATGGAGTTCTACAAGGGCAAGCTGATCGCCTACAGCCTCGGCAACTTCGCCGGCGGCGGCCGCACCCTGTCCCGCAACGGCGTCCTCAAATACTCCGGCGTGCTGCACGTGTCGCTGACCGCCGAGGGCGACTACGTGGAGGGCAGGTTCGTCTCCACCTACCTCAACGACGCCGGTGTGCCCACCCGGGACAAGGCCGACGAGCGCGGGCGCAAGATGGTCGCCGAGTTGTCCGAGGCCGACTTCGACGACACCGCGGCGGTCATCGGAACCGACGGCAGCATCAAGCCGTCGGCGTGA
- the nth gene encoding endonuclease III — MTRPRTATLAPQRFAGETELGRKRRARKMARVLAETHPDAHCELDFTNPLELAVATILSAQTTDVRVNQVTPELFRRYRSAADYAAADRAEMETLLRPTGFFRAKTNSLIGLGQALLDRHRGEVPRKLDQLVKLPGIGRKTANVVLGNAFGVPGITVDTHFRRLTNRFGWVDEQDEVKIEFAVAGMIEKRDWTMLSHRVIFHGRRVCHSRTPACGACTLAAMCPSYGTGPTEAAPAAKLLKGPRARDLAAAAGVDPDLVPAAAVAAPEEP; from the coding sequence GTGACCCGACCCCGCACCGCGACACTCGCGCCCCAGCGCTTCGCGGGCGAGACGGAGCTGGGCCGTAAACGCCGGGCCCGCAAGATGGCCCGGGTGCTCGCCGAGACCCATCCCGACGCGCACTGCGAGCTCGACTTCACCAACCCGCTCGAGCTCGCCGTCGCGACGATCCTGTCCGCGCAGACCACCGATGTGCGGGTCAACCAGGTCACCCCGGAGCTGTTCCGGCGCTACCGCTCGGCGGCCGACTACGCCGCCGCCGACCGTGCCGAGATGGAGACGCTGCTCCGGCCCACCGGCTTCTTCCGGGCCAAGACCAACTCGCTGATCGGGCTCGGTCAGGCGCTGCTCGACCGGCATCGTGGCGAGGTCCCGCGCAAGCTCGATCAGCTGGTCAAGCTACCCGGGATCGGGCGCAAGACGGCGAATGTGGTGCTCGGCAACGCGTTCGGCGTCCCCGGCATCACCGTCGACACCCACTTCCGGCGGCTCACCAACCGCTTCGGCTGGGTCGACGAGCAGGATGAGGTGAAGATCGAGTTCGCCGTGGCCGGGATGATCGAGAAACGCGACTGGACGATGCTGTCGCACCGGGTGATCTTCCACGGGCGGCGGGTCTGCCATTCGCGGACGCCCGCCTGCGGGGCGTGCACGCTGGCCGCCATGTGCCCGTCGTATGGGACCGGGCCGACCGAGGCGGCGCCGGCGGCGAAGCTGTTGAAGGGCCCGCGGGCGCGCGATCTGGCGGCGGCCGCCGGTGTGGATCCCGATCTGGTCCCGGCCGCGGCGGTCGCGGCCCCGGAGGAGCCGTGA
- a CDS encoding TlpA family protein disulfide reductase, producing the protein MRGPVPAGLSRASRVPGLGRASRVRSGVPRLVGAAVLGLVAAFGLAGCTASVEEPEIPSPFATCDGLTGGAVPEIPDISLRCFTGGAEVRLRDLRGPAVINIWGSWCGPCREELPVMQGLADRADGRFTVIGVDTRDDRSRAADFATDRSVTFPTLFDPEQRFIGGLGVTMLPATVFINADGEMYVHRNAMDVDQLIEQVRKQFGVTVAR; encoded by the coding sequence GTGAGAGGGCCCGTCCCGGCCGGCCTCAGCCGGGCTTCGCGTGTCCCCGGCCTCGGCCGGGCTTCGCGTGTCCGGTCGGGCGTTCCTCGGCTGGTCGGTGCCGCTGTTCTCGGTCTGGTCGCCGCCTTCGGTCTGGCCGGGTGTACCGCCTCGGTCGAGGAGCCGGAGATACCGTCGCCGTTCGCGACCTGCGACGGCCTCACCGGCGGGGCGGTCCCCGAAATCCCGGACATCTCGCTTCGGTGCTTCACCGGCGGCGCCGAGGTGCGGCTACGCGACCTGCGCGGCCCCGCGGTGATCAACATCTGGGGCTCCTGGTGCGGCCCGTGCCGCGAGGAGCTTCCGGTCATGCAGGGCCTCGCCGACCGTGCCGACGGCCGCTTCACCGTGATCGGCGTGGACACCCGCGACGACCGTTCCAGAGCCGCCGACTTCGCCACCGACCGGAGTGTCACCTTTCCGACTCTCTTCGATCCGGAGCAGCGGTTCATCGGTGGGCTGGGTGTGACCATGCTGCCCGCCACCGTCTTCATCAACGCCGATGGGGAGATGTATGTGCATCGCAACGCCATGGACGTCGATCAGTTGATCGAACAGGTGCGGAAACAGTTCGGCGTTACGGTGGCCCGATGA
- a CDS encoding NUDIX hydrolase: MSRGEVLGRPDGLPDWFDPLLTRVAECRSEDFTMLRRPVGAGGRSSAVLVLIGEDEDRPGQPDLLILQRAATMRNHAGQPAFPGGATDPEDADAPATALREANEEVGLDPASAEVLALLPDLWIPVSGFVVSPVLAWWRKPHPVHPLQPAEVAHVDRLPISELADPANRIRVRHPSGWIGPAFQIRGLLVWGFTAGVIAALLDMAGWALPWEPGRIVELPDATAPVPAARGGAPDEVVP, encoded by the coding sequence ATGAGCCGGGGTGAGGTGCTGGGGCGGCCGGACGGACTGCCCGACTGGTTCGATCCGCTGCTCACCAGGGTCGCCGAGTGCCGCAGCGAAGACTTCACCATGCTGCGCCGCCCGGTCGGCGCCGGCGGCCGATCCAGCGCTGTCCTGGTCCTGATCGGCGAGGACGAGGACCGGCCCGGCCAACCTGACCTGCTGATCCTTCAGCGGGCCGCGACCATGCGCAACCACGCCGGCCAGCCGGCGTTCCCGGGTGGCGCCACCGATCCGGAGGATGCCGACGCCCCGGCCACCGCCCTGCGCGAGGCCAATGAGGAGGTCGGCCTCGACCCGGCCTCGGCCGAGGTGCTGGCGCTGCTGCCGGACCTGTGGATCCCGGTCAGCGGGTTCGTGGTCAGCCCGGTTCTCGCCTGGTGGCGAAAGCCACATCCGGTGCATCCGTTGCAGCCGGCCGAGGTGGCACACGTCGACAGGTTGCCGATCAGTGAACTGGCCGACCCCGCGAACCGTATCCGGGTGCGACATCCGAGTGGCTGGATCGGGCCCGCGTTCCAGATCCGAGGGCTGCTCGTCTGGGGTTTCACGGCTGGGGTGATCGCTGCGTTGCTGGACATGGCCGGTTGGGCGCTCCCCTGGGAGCCGGGCCGCATAGTCGAACTTCCGGACGCCACCGCCCCCGTTCCGGCCGCCCGTGGCGGTGCGCCGGATGAGGTGGTGCCGTGA
- a CDS encoding MarP family serine protease, with amino-acid sequence MPVVDIFLIVVMVLFAISGYRQGFVIGALSLGGFFSGVLIGLQLGPLLARQFENGTVRLVVALGVILVLAVLGQTLAGWLGTNLRQVIQSKPVQYLDDAGGALVSVVAVLFAAWLVAVPFGSTPFPAINAAVRDSAILGGVTELVPEEVRALSSGLRDTLDTNGFPDVFGGLARTQAREVAAPDPALAGSKVVKDSKNSVLKILGSAPSCSRRIEGTGFVYATERVMTNAHVVAGTREVVVESDGRQIEGKVVVYDPKRDLAVLYVPGLKAPVMNFTRKEAATGASAIVLGYPQDGPYNAQSARIRDVGDITGPDIYESGDVTRDIYTIKSLVRSGNSGGPLIDPNGDVLGVIFAAAADDKNVGFALTAEEASPVAQNGRANTREVRTGECA; translated from the coding sequence GTGCCCGTGGTCGATATTTTCCTGATCGTGGTCATGGTGCTGTTCGCGATCAGCGGATATCGCCAGGGCTTCGTCATCGGCGCGCTGTCGCTCGGTGGCTTCTTCAGCGGTGTGCTCATCGGTCTGCAGCTCGGTCCGCTGCTGGCCCGCCAGTTCGAGAACGGCACGGTGCGGCTGGTCGTCGCACTCGGTGTCATCCTCGTTCTCGCGGTCCTCGGCCAGACCTTGGCCGGCTGGCTCGGCACCAACCTGCGGCAGGTGATCCAGAGCAAGCCGGTGCAGTACCTCGATGACGCCGGCGGCGCACTCGTGTCAGTGGTCGCGGTCCTCTTCGCGGCCTGGCTGGTCGCCGTCCCGTTCGGCTCGACGCCGTTCCCGGCGATCAATGCGGCGGTTCGGGACAGCGCGATCCTCGGCGGGGTCACCGAGCTCGTGCCGGAGGAGGTGCGGGCCCTCTCCTCCGGGCTGCGCGACACCCTCGACACCAACGGCTTCCCGGACGTCTTCGGCGGCCTCGCCCGGACCCAGGCCCGCGAGGTGGCCGCCCCCGACCCGGCCCTGGCCGGTTCCAAGGTGGTCAAGGACTCGAAGAACTCGGTCCTCAAGATCCTCGGCTCGGCACCGAGCTGTTCCCGTCGCATCGAGGGCACCGGTTTCGTCTACGCCACCGAGCGCGTGATGACAAACGCGCACGTGGTCGCCGGCACCCGCGAGGTGGTGGTGGAGAGCGACGGCCGCCAGATCGAGGGCAAGGTCGTCGTCTACGACCCGAAGCGCGATCTGGCCGTCCTCTACGTTCCGGGTCTCAAGGCCCCGGTGATGAACTTCACCCGCAAGGAGGCGGCGACCGGCGCCAGCGCCATCGTGCTGGGCTATCCGCAGGACGGGCCGTACAACGCGCAGTCCGCCCGGATCCGCGACGTCGGCGACATCACCGGCCCGGACATCTACGAGTCGGGCGATGTCACCCGCGACATCTACACGATCAAGTCGCTGGTTCGCAGCGGCAACTCGGGCGGCCCGCTGATCGACCCGAACGGCGACGTGCTGGGCGTCATCTTCGCGGCGGCGGCCGACGACAAGAACGTCGGCTTCGCCCTGACGGCCGAAGAGGCGTCCCCGGTAGCCCAGAACGGCCGGGCCAACACGCGCGAGGTCCGAACCGGCGAATGCGCCTGA
- the mycP gene encoding type VII secretion-associated serine protease mycosin: MTRGGQRLGAAALAGLLVFGVPAGASAAPPLAEPILNGDNVRADQWQLDALRLTDAWTYSDGVGVTVAVIDSGVDAHHVDLEGQVLPGIDLVDRKTDSGESDPVGHGTTVSAIIAGRNDDQAGVVGIAPKAKILPVRVLDEDNRYDDALIVAKGVRWAVDNGAKVINMSLGGSGSSPTLAAAIDYAFAKDVVVVACTGNATGTSTTKTSNYGVWYPAREPGVIAVGGTERDGEGLWTGSIRGKETVVTAPATDLVGARPDGYWRVQGTSFAAPMVAATAALIRSRWPDMSAPEVVNRIIRTASDRGAPGRDPEFGFGLVDPVQALTADVPFVTGNPLDNTPPPGVARFGSAPASGQAQSAPQQSTEPSGAAPAVPGGNVGGWAAPAEPEPADSPTARWIAIILFLLSAVAAAITIRRFAATTG; the protein is encoded by the coding sequence CTGACCCGCGGCGGACAGCGACTCGGGGCGGCCGCACTGGCCGGTCTTCTCGTGTTCGGCGTCCCAGCCGGCGCGAGCGCGGCCCCACCGCTGGCCGAGCCGATCCTCAACGGTGACAACGTCCGGGCCGACCAGTGGCAGCTGGACGCGTTGCGCCTCACCGACGCGTGGACCTACTCGGACGGCGTCGGCGTCACGGTCGCGGTCATCGACTCGGGTGTCGACGCCCACCACGTCGACCTGGAGGGTCAGGTGCTGCCCGGCATCGACCTGGTCGACCGCAAGACCGACTCCGGCGAGAGCGATCCGGTCGGTCACGGCACCACAGTCTCGGCGATCATCGCGGGCCGCAACGACGATCAGGCCGGTGTCGTCGGTATCGCCCCCAAAGCCAAGATTCTTCCGGTACGGGTGCTCGACGAGGACAACCGCTACGACGATGCGCTGATCGTGGCCAAAGGTGTGCGCTGGGCGGTCGACAACGGCGCCAAGGTGATCAACATGTCGCTCGGCGGCAGCGGCTCCAGCCCGACCCTCGCGGCGGCCATCGACTACGCGTTCGCCAAGGACGTCGTGGTGGTCGCGTGCACCGGCAACGCGACCGGCACGAGCACGACGAAGACCTCCAACTACGGGGTGTGGTATCCGGCTCGCGAACCCGGTGTGATCGCGGTCGGCGGCACCGAACGTGACGGCGAAGGGCTCTGGACCGGCTCCATCCGAGGTAAGGAGACCGTGGTGACAGCGCCCGCGACCGACCTGGTCGGGGCCCGTCCGGACGGCTACTGGCGGGTGCAGGGCACGAGTTTCGCGGCGCCGATGGTGGCCGCGACGGCGGCGCTGATCAGGTCCCGGTGGCCGGACATGTCAGCACCCGAGGTGGTCAACCGGATCATCCGGACCGCCTCGGACCGGGGCGCACCCGGCCGGGATCCGGAGTTCGGCTTCGGACTCGTCGACCCGGTCCAGGCGTTGACCGCCGACGTGCCGTTCGTGACCGGCAATCCGCTCGACAACACACCGCCACCGGGGGTCGCGCGGTTCGGCAGTGCACCGGCATCCGGGCAGGCTCAGTCGGCGCCGCAGCAGAGCACCGAGCCGTCCGGCGCCGCCCCGGCGGTACCGGGCGGCAACGTCGGCGGGTGGGCCGCCCCGGCCGAACCCGAGCCGGCCGATTCACCTACCGCCCGCTGGATAGCGATCATTCTGTTCCTGCTGTCCGCGGTCGCCGCCGCGATCACGATCCGCCGTTTCGCCGCCACCACCGGCTGA
- the eccCa gene encoding type VII secretion protein EccCa, whose protein sequence is MGTVMIKRAARRPAPEIPEGQLTVEPPPEIPEAAGSRWQQWLMALPMLGGTMAMAMMMGQGRGGAYSYVIGGLFGVSSLAMMMTSFGASGAPRKAEMMAARREYLRHLASLRKRVRETARMQRLGLLYRHPDPERLWSTADSHRVWERRPGDPDFGVVRVGLGPQTLATPLVPPVTRPLDELEPMTAGALRRFLDAYSVVPDLPVAMSLRGFARVYVRGDAPGAEGPRALVRAVLTQLAVFHAPEDLVIAVCAGRDARPYWEWVKWLPHAQHPTLTDALGPIRLVAGDEPSLAGILEQVIGSRPRFHPGGGGGSTPHVLVVVDGAEPATTRLDDALDGLTVLDLDTMPPRLLDRSSLVLEVRTDGILGTWTMDQESEAGRADGLTVDEAEAVARRLAPLRLATAPDAGGNTPAATETGLPELLGIPDPENFSVSRGWPVRLHRDRLRVPIGVSDDGMPVELDLKESAQEGMGPHGLLVGATGSGKSELLRTLVLALAATHSSEILNFVLIDFKGGAAFAACDRLPHTAALVTNLEDALPLVDRMADALEGELSRRQELLRKAGNYAGQYDYEKARAGGAPLAPLPTLFVVCDEFTEMLEKRPHFIDIFLQIGRLGRSLGVHLLLASQRLEDGRLRGLDTHLSYRIGLRTFSALESRAVLGVPDAFELPRSPGNGYMKFGTEPLIRFKAAYVGGPVRRAGRSGGRADSGGVQVLPWTTQHVAAPTAAPKQVQTVDDDGPKLADVMIERMIGQGPPAHQVWLPPLDESALLDELLGPVGVTPGRGLTFTNPALHNRLQVPIAVIDKPREQVRDVMWLQLAGAAGHVAVVGGTQSGKSTALRTLVCGLALTHTPAEVQIYCMDFGGGGLGTLRDLPHVGGVFARLEAEGVRRTVGEMMTLLAEREARFAELGVESMAAYRSRRAGGGNDPFGDVFIVVDGWSTVRKEFEELEPVLTDLATRGLSYGIHLVAATSRWMDFRPAMRDLFGSRLELRLGDPSDSIIGRRAAEAVPDEAPGRGMIPHPSDRAKGLHLLTVRPEVSSIGDTPALVKSIAAAWEGQPAPRVRLLPAAVPYTSLEVDRGSGLRIPIGIAEADLRPVEIDFASDPHFLLFGDAESGKTSFLRSIATTLTSRFRPEECRIILVDYRRSLMDLPESEHRIGYGMQAQQTQDLILSAAGYMQRRLPGPDVTARELRERSWWTGPELFVLVDDYDLVVSGPTNPLTPLVEYLPQARDIGLHLVLTRRSGGAGRALYEPVIQRLRELSAPGLVMSGSPDEGTLIGNVKPYPLPPGRGRLITRREGTRLIQVAHVPPFRD, encoded by the coding sequence ATGGGCACCGTGATGATCAAGCGGGCGGCCCGTCGACCGGCTCCGGAGATCCCGGAGGGGCAGCTGACCGTCGAGCCGCCGCCGGAGATCCCGGAGGCCGCGGGTTCGCGCTGGCAGCAGTGGCTGATGGCGCTGCCGATGCTGGGCGGCACGATGGCCATGGCGATGATGATGGGCCAGGGGCGCGGGGGCGCGTACTCGTACGTCATCGGTGGTCTTTTCGGGGTTTCCTCGCTGGCCATGATGATGACCTCGTTCGGCGCCTCGGGGGCGCCGCGCAAGGCCGAGATGATGGCCGCCCGCCGGGAATATCTGCGGCATCTCGCCTCGCTGCGCAAACGGGTCCGGGAGACCGCGCGGATGCAGCGACTCGGCCTTCTCTACCGGCATCCGGATCCGGAGCGGCTGTGGTCGACCGCCGACAGCCACCGGGTCTGGGAGCGCCGTCCCGGCGACCCCGATTTCGGAGTGGTACGGGTGGGTCTGGGCCCGCAGACGCTGGCGACGCCATTGGTCCCGCCGGTGACCAGGCCGCTGGACGAGCTGGAGCCGATGACCGCCGGTGCGCTGCGCCGGTTCCTCGACGCGTATTCGGTGGTGCCCGACCTGCCTGTCGCGATGTCCTTGCGCGGTTTCGCCCGGGTGTATGTCCGTGGTGACGCACCGGGCGCTGAGGGGCCGCGGGCACTGGTCCGGGCGGTCCTGACCCAGCTCGCCGTCTTCCACGCCCCGGAGGACCTGGTGATCGCGGTCTGCGCGGGTCGGGACGCCCGGCCGTACTGGGAGTGGGTGAAGTGGCTGCCGCACGCCCAGCATCCGACGCTCACCGACGCGCTGGGCCCGATCCGGTTGGTGGCGGGTGACGAGCCGAGCCTGGCCGGGATTCTGGAGCAGGTGATCGGGTCACGGCCGCGGTTCCACCCCGGTGGCGGCGGCGGGAGCACCCCGCACGTGCTGGTCGTGGTCGACGGCGCGGAGCCGGCCACCACCCGGCTGGACGACGCGCTGGACGGTCTGACCGTGCTCGACCTGGACACCATGCCACCTCGGCTGCTGGACCGGTCGTCGCTGGTGCTCGAAGTCCGTACCGATGGGATCCTCGGCACCTGGACGATGGATCAGGAGAGCGAGGCGGGCCGGGCCGACGGGCTGACCGTCGACGAGGCCGAGGCGGTGGCCCGGCGGCTGGCGCCGCTGCGCCTGGCGACCGCGCCGGATGCCGGTGGCAACACCCCGGCCGCGACCGAGACCGGCCTGCCCGAGCTGCTGGGCATCCCCGACCCGGAGAACTTCTCGGTGAGCCGGGGCTGGCCGGTCCGCCTGCACCGGGACCGACTGCGGGTGCCGATCGGTGTCAGCGACGACGGCATGCCGGTCGAGCTGGACCTGAAGGAGTCGGCGCAGGAGGGCATGGGCCCGCACGGGCTGCTCGTCGGCGCGACCGGTTCCGGTAAGTCGGAGCTGCTGCGCACCCTGGTGCTGGCGCTCGCGGCGACCCATTCGTCGGAGATCCTCAACTTCGTTCTGATCGACTTCAAGGGCGGCGCCGCGTTCGCCGCCTGTGACCGGCTGCCGCACACCGCCGCTCTGGTCACCAACCTGGAAGACGCGCTGCCGCTGGTCGACCGGATGGCCGACGCGCTGGAGGGTGAGCTGAGCCGGCGGCAGGAGCTGCTCCGCAAGGCGGGCAACTACGCGGGACAGTACGACTACGAGAAGGCGCGGGCCGGTGGGGCGCCGCTGGCTCCGCTGCCGACGCTGTTCGTGGTCTGTGACGAGTTCACCGAGATGCTGGAGAAGCGGCCGCACTTCATCGACATCTTCCTGCAGATCGGGCGGCTCGGACGGTCGCTCGGCGTGCACCTGCTGCTGGCGAGCCAGCGACTCGAGGACGGGCGGCTGCGTGGTCTGGACACGCATCTGTCGTACCGGATCGGTCTGCGGACGTTCTCCGCCCTGGAGTCGCGGGCCGTGCTCGGTGTGCCTGATGCGTTCGAGCTGCCCCGCTCCCCCGGTAACGGCTACATGAAGTTCGGCACCGAGCCGCTGATCCGGTTCAAGGCCGCCTACGTGGGTGGTCCGGTGCGGCGGGCCGGCCGGTCCGGTGGCCGTGCCGATTCGGGTGGTGTCCAGGTGCTGCCGTGGACCACGCAGCACGTCGCGGCTCCGACAGCCGCACCGAAACAGGTGCAGACGGTCGACGACGACGGGCCGAAACTGGCCGACGTGATGATCGAGCGGATGATCGGGCAGGGGCCACCGGCGCACCAGGTGTGGCTGCCGCCGTTGGACGAGTCCGCGCTCCTCGACGAGTTGCTCGGGCCGGTCGGTGTCACGCCCGGCCGTGGGCTGACCTTCACCAACCCGGCTCTGCACAACCGGCTCCAGGTGCCGATCGCGGTCATCGACAAACCGCGCGAGCAGGTTCGTGACGTCATGTGGCTCCAGCTGGCCGGTGCGGCCGGGCACGTGGCGGTGGTCGGTGGCACGCAGAGCGGCAAGTCGACGGCGCTGCGCACCCTGGTGTGCGGGCTGGCGCTCACCCACACCCCGGCCGAGGTGCAGATCTACTGCATGGACTTCGGGGGTGGCGGTCTCGGGACGCTCCGTGACCTGCCGCACGTGGGCGGGGTGTTCGCCCGGCTCGAGGCGGAGGGGGTACGCCGTACCGTCGGCGAGATGATGACCCTGCTCGCCGAGCGGGAGGCCCGGTTCGCCGAGCTGGGGGTCGAGTCGATGGCGGCCTACCGCAGCCGGCGTGCGGGCGGCGGCAACGATCCGTTCGGTGACGTGTTCATCGTGGTCGACGGTTGGAGCACCGTCCGCAAGGAGTTCGAGGAGCTGGAGCCGGTCCTCACCGACCTGGCCACGCGCGGTCTGTCCTACGGCATCCACCTGGTGGCCGCGACCTCCCGCTGGATGGACTTCCGGCCGGCCATGCGCGATCTCTTCGGTTCACGGCTCGAACTGCGGCTCGGTGACCCGTCGGACTCGATCATCGGCCGGCGCGCGGCCGAGGCGGTCCCCGACGAGGCGCCCGGCCGCGGCATGATTCCGCACCCGTCCGACCGGGCCAAGGGCCTGCACCTGCTCACGGTCCGGCCCGAGGTCAGCTCGATCGGCGACACCCCGGCGCTGGTCAAGTCGATCGCGGCGGCCTGGGAGGGGCAGCCCGCTCCGCGCGTGCGCCTGTTGCCGGCGGCGGTGCCGTACACGTCTCTGGAAGTGGATCGGGGCAGCGGCCTGCGGATCCCGATCGGCATCGCCGAGGCCGACCTGCGGCCGGTCGAGATCGACTTCGCGTCCGACCCGCACTTCCTGCTGTTCGGTGACGCCGAGTCCGGCAAGACGTCGTTCCTGCGGTCGATCGCGACCACGCTGACCAGCCGGTTCCGGCCGGAGGAGTGCCGGATCATCCTGGTCGACTATCGGCGCAGCCTGATGGACCTGCCGGAATCCGAACACCGCATCGGGTACGGCATGCAGGCCCAGCAGACCCAGGATCTGATCCTGTCCGCCGCCGGCTACATGCAGCGTCGTCTGCCCGGCCCCGATGTCACCGCCCGTGAGCTGCGGGAGCGCTCCTGGTGGACCGGGCCCGAACTGTTCGTCCTGGTCGACGACTACGACCTGGTGGTGTCCGGGCCGACCAACCCGCTGACGCCGCTCGTGGAGTACCTGCCGCAGGCCCGGGACATCGGCCTGCACCTGGTGCTGACCCGGCGGTCCGGCGGGGCTGGGCGGGCGCTCTACGAGCCGGTGATCCAGCGTCTGCGCGAGTTGTCGGCACCGGGCCTGGTGATGTCCGGGTCGCCTGACGAGGGCACGCTCATCGGGAACGTCAAGCCGTACCCTCTGCCACCGGGTCGTGGGCGCCTCATCACGCGACGTGAGGGGACCCGGCTGATCCAGGTCGCGCACGTGCCGCCGTTCCGAGACTGA